TTTTCCAAGGTGCATAGCAAAACCAAATGAGTGCCTAGCCCATAACAAAAGATAATTGCTAGTTTGTTGTGACAGAAGGAATCGCAATAAAGCATTACATCTCAAAATGGTGAAAAAAGACCACAATTTCTGCACATGAGGCTGCTTTTTAAGTAGTAGCACTGACATATTATGCATTAGTTGATCCAAACTGTTCATCTATATTTTCTCTTCTGACTGCAGGTCCAGCAAGATGGAAGAGACAGTAGCGTTGAACCCATTACAGATGACTATAAAAAGATGGGGACTCTCTTTGGTGAACTCAACAAAAGTCTTATCAGCATAGGCTTTACAAGGATGTATTTTGGAGAACGGATTGTGGAACCTGTAATAATCATGTTCTTCTGGATTATGCTCTGGTTCCTTGGTCTACAAGCTCTTGGACTAGTTGCTGTCCTGTGCCTTGTCATTATTTATGTTCAGCAATAAAGTACAGTGGATGGTAGATGAATGATTATGTCATATCTTGGTGGATTTACATACCTAGCCAAAAGAACAGTACATTATAAGCTGCTATGCTGAACATTATATGGCCATTAAAGTTATGCACTTTCAAACTGCCATTATCTTTGTAatttaaatgaagaaaaaacacctTTAATACATCATGAATAGATGAGTAAAAGTGCATCTTAGATACATCACAAGAACAGTGGAACTTAATGTTTTGAATTAATAAAGGCTACAGAATCAATGTAGTTCCTGTGGACACGTTCACTGAGCTCTTTGAAATTTGAAAACAAGCTCATCAAAATTAGGTGCAGTGATTTTCTATTTGCCCTATGACTACTTTCAAGTAATACCTTTTGTATTAGGAATTGAACCTTAAAAGGCCAATTTGTATAAGCTTTTATTCTGCATGAT
This genomic stretch from Elgaria multicarinata webbii isolate HBS135686 ecotype San Diego chromosome 10, rElgMul1.1.pri, whole genome shotgun sequence harbors:
- the FAM241A gene encoding uncharacterized protein FAM241A isoform X1 — encoded protein: MGSTEELLLLPPPECAFEREWAPSLPSLGGRAGARHRRLHKPPPQPPLEEEEEEQQQVQQDGRDSSVEPITDDYKKMGTLFGELNKSLISIGFTRMYFGERIVEPVIIMFFWIMLWFLGLQALGLVAVLCLVIIYVQQ